One genomic region from Spirulina subsalsa PCC 9445 encodes:
- the psb29 gene encoding photosystem II biogenesis protein Psp29: MNKVRTVSDTKQNFYTHHTRPINSIYRRVVEELMVEMHLLSVNVNFGYDPIYGLGVASSYERFMSSYKPEADRVSIFEALCRAVETDPQQYHQDAATLLGLAEKISLDQLLNWTSSLGSYDGAQPLYNALNAIASPERKFKYSRLFAIGLYALIEKISPATAQDHKKLNEVLQSLGEGLRLPIDKLQKDLELYQGNLEKMEQAKRVLQDALEADRKKRLKRALEKTQGAESSENAQGA, translated from the coding sequence GTGAATAAAGTTCGTACTGTTTCTGATACTAAACAAAATTTTTATACCCATCATACCCGCCCTATTAACTCAATCTATCGCCGGGTGGTGGAGGAGTTGATGGTTGAGATGCACTTGCTCTCCGTGAATGTGAATTTCGGCTATGACCCCATTTATGGCTTGGGGGTGGCTTCGAGTTATGAGCGTTTTATGTCGAGTTATAAGCCGGAAGCGGATCGGGTGTCCATTTTTGAGGCTTTGTGTCGGGCGGTGGAAACCGATCCCCAACAGTATCATCAGGATGCGGCGACTCTGCTCGGATTGGCGGAAAAAATCTCCCTTGATCAACTACTCAACTGGACTAGCTCTCTGGGGTCTTACGATGGGGCGCAACCTTTGTATAATGCGTTGAATGCGATCGCCTCCCCTGAACGGAAGTTTAAATATAGTCGTCTGTTTGCTATTGGTCTGTACGCCCTGATTGAGAAAATCAGTCCGGCGACGGCACAAGACCATAAGAAACTGAACGAGGTTTTACAGTCCTTGGGCGAAGGCCTCCGTTTACCCATTGATAAGTTACAGAAGGACTTAGAACTCTATCAAGGCAACTTGGAGAAAATGGAACAAGCCAAACGGGTGCTACAAGATGCCTTAGAAGCGGATCGGAAAAAACGTCTCAAGCGGGCGTTAGAAAAAACCCAAGGGGCTGAAAGTTCGGAAAATGCTCAGGGTGCCTGA
- a CDS encoding D-Ala-D-Ala carboxypeptidase family metallohydrolase → MNTPTLTKATELSDLSTDQVRWIQSRLEIGGYLPTGQVDGIAGPLTRKALAAFKEDLWLEFPSLVGPSTIQALSELAPRHSVSEQPQALKQQVLTNAGQLEGKSVVLPKVGKIYEHQYIVPDVPLTWGEMTKGLDFRRIPNSVEIVEDMERLAIVFGRVRSRFGSPIGITSGYRPAALRIGVPNSQHIFGRAMDIYPLNGDFRRLLELLKVESAVKGIGLGQKRGFLHMDIRPGDRVIFPY, encoded by the coding sequence ATGAATACTCCAACATTGACTAAGGCAACGGAATTGTCTGATCTGAGTACCGATCAAGTGCGATGGATTCAGTCTCGTCTAGAAATCGGGGGCTATTTGCCGACGGGACAAGTGGATGGCATAGCTGGACCGTTAACCCGTAAGGCGTTGGCGGCGTTTAAAGAGGATCTCTGGTTGGAGTTTCCGTCCTTGGTGGGTCCGAGTACAATTCAGGCGCTGTCAGAACTGGCCCCACGACATTCGGTTTCGGAACAGCCTCAAGCCCTGAAGCAGCAAGTCCTCACCAATGCCGGACAGTTGGAGGGAAAAAGTGTGGTTTTGCCCAAGGTGGGTAAAATTTATGAGCATCAATATATTGTTCCCGATGTGCCGTTGACTTGGGGGGAGATGACGAAGGGGTTAGATTTTCGTCGGATTCCGAACTCGGTGGAAATTGTGGAGGATATGGAGAGGTTAGCGATTGTTTTTGGCAGAGTTCGCAGTCGCTTCGGTTCTCCTATTGGTATTACTTCGGGGTATCGTCCGGCGGCGCTGAGGATTGGGGTTCCCAATTCTCAGCATATTTTCGGGCGGGCGATGGATATTTATCCTCTCAATGGTGATTTTCGCCGTTTGTTGGAGTTGCTGAAGGTTGAATCGGCGGTCAAGGGGATTGGTTTGGGGCAAAAACGGGGGTTTCTCCACATGGATATCCGTCCGGGCGATCGCGTCATCTTTCCCTATTAG
- the queF gene encoding preQ(1) synthase: MTNHPEVKYGERAILDGELITFPNPRIGRKYDIHIDLPEFTCKCPFSGYPDFATIHITYSPDQSVVELKALKLYVNSYRDRYISHEEVINQILDDFVAACNPLEVSIKGDFSPRGNVHTVIEVRHRQEDPLS, encoded by the coding sequence ATGACAAATCATCCTGAAGTGAAATATGGCGAACGTGCCATTTTAGACGGGGAACTGATTACCTTTCCCAATCCTCGCATCGGTCGAAAATATGACATTCATATTGACCTGCCCGAGTTTACCTGTAAATGTCCCTTTTCCGGCTATCCCGACTTTGCCACCATTCATATTACTTATTCCCCGGATCAATCGGTGGTCGAGTTAAAAGCCTTGAAACTCTATGTCAACAGTTATCGCGATCGCTACATTTCCCATGAAGAAGTGATCAATCAGATATTAGATGACTTTGTAGCCGCTTGTAATCCCCTTGAAGTCTCAATCAAAGGCGATTTTTCCCCCCGGGGCAATGTCCACACCGTCATAGAAGTGCGTCACCGTCAGGAAGACCCTCTATCCTGA
- a CDS encoding DUF2811 domain-containing protein: MKTNISILAEIPEELHASLKTYLDTHPNWDQDRVFAAALSLFLLQSNSDSPSQPTSSPNHPTAYRAADNYQTCAKVYLETLFHS; this comes from the coding sequence ATGAAAACCAACATCAGTATTCTGGCGGAAATTCCCGAAGAACTGCACGCTTCGCTCAAAACCTATTTAGACACTCACCCCAACTGGGATCAAGATCGGGTGTTTGCGGCGGCGTTGTCCTTATTTTTGTTGCAGAGTAATAGCGATTCTCCTTCCCAACCGACAAGCTCCCCCAACCATCCCACCGCCTACCGTGCCGCCGACAATTATCAAACCTGTGCCAAAGTGTACCTTGAAACACTATTCCACTCTTAG